In Candidatus Tachikawaea gelatinosa, a genomic segment contains:
- the thrC gene encoding threonine synthase codes for MKFYNLKNKYERMNFIQATNIGIGSKQGLFFPKKLPKFTKKEISSLLKTDFIYCSAKILSQYIGKEISFKKIFQYVKKSFFFPIPLKRVENNIFCLELFHGPTLAFKDFGAQFMAQMINIKKNNKKSTIILTATSGDTGAAVAHAFYKMNNVKVVILYPKGKISFIQEKIFCTLGKNIYTISINGNFDTCQNLVKRAFQDQTLKNIVNINSANSINVSRLFAQICYYFEAVKKVPQKYRNQLVFSVPSGNFGNLTAGYLAKSLGLPIKKFIIASNINDTVPRYLQTGIWNPKKTIETLSNSMDINKPNNWPRIQELFRRKNWRLSDISYSTFSDQKTKQAIFELNRLNYVADPHTAIAWMSLKQHLKPKEIGIFLGTAHPVKFNKLVESLIKKTIPISIDLEKKINLPFLSINMDPNFDDIKNFLINISNVE; via the coding sequence ATGAAATTTTATAATCTTAAAAATAAATATGAACGAATGAATTTTATTCAAGCAACAAATATTGGTATTGGCTCAAAACAAGGTTTATTTTTTCCTAAAAAACTTCCTAAGTTTACGAAAAAAGAAATTAGTTCATTGTTAAAAACAGATTTTATTTATTGTAGTGCAAAAATATTATCACAATATATAGGAAAAGAGATAAGTTTTAAAAAAATTTTTCAATATGTTAAAAAATCATTTTTTTTTCCTATTCCTTTAAAAAGAGTAGAGAATAACATTTTTTGTTTAGAATTATTTCATGGACCCACTTTGGCATTTAAAGATTTTGGTGCTCAATTTATGGCGCAAATGATTAATATAAAAAAAAATAATAAAAAATCTACTATAATATTAACTGCAACTTCTGGTGATACAGGAGCAGCAGTTGCTCATGCGTTTTATAAAATGAACAATGTTAAAGTTGTTATTTTATATCCAAAAGGTAAAATTAGTTTTATTCAAGAAAAAATATTTTGTACATTAGGAAAAAATATATATACAATTTCTATAAATGGTAATTTTGATACATGCCAAAATCTTGTTAAAAGAGCTTTTCAAGATCAAACTTTAAAAAATATTGTAAATATTAATTCAGCTAACTCAATAAATGTTAGTAGGTTATTTGCTCAAATTTGTTATTATTTTGAAGCAGTAAAAAAAGTTCCTCAAAAATATCGAAATCAATTAGTTTTTTCTGTTCCTAGTGGAAATTTTGGTAATTTAACAGCAGGTTATTTAGCTAAATCTCTTGGTTTACCTATTAAAAAATTTATTATTGCTAGTAATATTAATGATACCGTTCCAAGATATCTACAAACTGGTATTTGGAATCCAAAGAAAACTATTGAAACACTTTCAAATTCAATGGATATTAATAAACCAAATAACTGGCCAAGAATTCAAGAACTATTTCGACGAAAAAATTGGAGACTATCTGACATCTCTTATAGTACTTTTTCGGATCAAAAAACTAAACAAGCAATTTTTGAACTGAATCGATTAAACTACGTTGCAGATCCACATACAGCTATTGCTTGGATGTCATTAAAGCAACATTTAAAACCAAAAGAAATAGGAATATTTTTAGGAACAGCACATCCTGTTAAATTTAATAAACTAGTTGAAAGTTTAATAAAAAAAACGATTCCTATATCAATTGATTTAGAAAAAAAAATAAATTTACCTTTTTTATCCATAAATATGGATCCAAATTTTGATGACATTAAAAATTTTTTGATTAATATATCTAACGTAGAATGA